In a single window of the Synergistota bacterium genome:
- a CDS encoding aspartate kinase codes for MLVIQKYGGTSVRNLDLIRKVAQRIKKTREDGNDVIAVVSAMGDTTDQLLKMASSLSPSPPERELDMLASTGEQISIALLSIALHELGCPAISFTGAQAGIITDGLFTRARIVRIETWRIGEELRKGKVVIVAGFQGMNERGEITTLGRGGSDTTAVAVAAAMKADVCEIYTDVDGVFTADPRIVPEARKLKEITYDEMLEMAIAGAKVLQHRAVEFAKRFSVPLHVRSSFNYNEGTWIREEVSVERRGVVTGVTVDKKIAKITLLGVPDIPGIAHRFAKALAEKGINIDMIIQSEPRGGYNDISFTIGESDLERAMIILKEISDEIGAEGVSGDRNVAKVSIVGAGVCSNPEIPAIMFGTLAENDINIELISTSEIRISCVIREGKADLAVKALHKAFKLEEGE; via the coding sequence ATGCTCGTGATCCAGAAGTATGGTGGGACATCAGTAAGAAACCTTGACCTTATAAGAAAAGTTGCCCAGAGAATTAAAAAAACCAGAGAAGATGGCAATGATGTTATAGCTGTGGTATCCGCTATGGGGGATACCACAGATCAGCTACTGAAGATGGCTTCTTCTTTATCCCCCTCTCCCCCAGAAAGAGAGCTTGATATGCTCGCGTCCACAGGTGAGCAGATATCGATCGCTCTTCTCTCAATAGCGCTTCACGAGCTTGGATGTCCAGCGATATCTTTCACCGGAGCACAGGCAGGAATCATAACAGATGGGCTGTTTACAAGAGCAAGAATAGTCAGAATAGAGACATGGAGAATAGGAGAGGAGCTCAGAAAAGGAAAAGTAGTTATAGTAGCGGGCTTTCAGGGAATGAACGAAAGAGGGGAGATAACAACTCTGGGGAGAGGCGGATCAGATACAACCGCCGTGGCTGTAGCAGCCGCTATGAAAGCAGATGTGTGCGAAATATACACCGATGTCGATGGCGTTTTCACCGCAGATCCAAGAATAGTGCCAGAGGCGAGAAAACTCAAGGAAATAACATATGACGAAATGCTTGAGATGGCGATAGCGGGAGCAAAGGTTCTACAGCACAGGGCGGTTGAGTTTGCCAAAAGGTTTTCCGTCCCACTTCATGTCAGATCGTCCTTTAATTATAACGAGGGAACATGGATAAGGGAGGAGGTAAGCGTGGAAAGAAGAGGTGTAGTCACCGGAGTAACGGTTGATAAAAAAATAGCAAAGATTACCCTCTTAGGAGTGCCTGATATCCCGGGGATAGCCCACAGGTTCGCAAAGGCCTTAGCCGAAAAGGGAATAAATATCGACATGATAATTCAGAGTGAGCCGAGAGGGGGCTACAATGATATATCCTTTACTATAGGAGAGTCCGATTTAGAACGAGCCATGATCATATTGAAGGAGATATCCGACGAAATTGGAGCCGAGGGGGTAAGCGGCGATAGAAATGTCGCTAAGGTATCGATAGTTGGAGCAGGAGTATGCTCCAATCCAGAAATACCCGCAATAATGTTCGGTACCCTTGCAGAAAATGATATAAATATAGAGCTTATAAGCACATCTGAGATTAGAATTTCATGCGTAATAAGAGAAGGAAAAGCTGACCTTGCAGTAAAAGCACTTCACAAAGCTTTTAAGCTGGAAGAGGGGGAGTGA
- a CDS encoding aspartate-semialdehyde dehydrogenase: MYSVAIVGATGAVGREMLKVLEERSFPVKELFLFASERSEGFELTFKEEKVKVRKLTESELKRAKADFTLLSAGASISKSFAPVAVSSGSIVIDNSRAFRYEDWVPLVVPEVNPHATFKHKGIIANPNCSTIQMVVALKPLHDYAKIKRVVVSTYQAVSGAGWKAVLELKNQIKDPSAEPSVFPKKIAFNVIPHIDIFLEDLYTREEDKMRKETVKIMEDPNIKVSVTTVRVPVLRGHAEAINVEFEKEISVETARKILKEAPGIILMDDPQMGLYPTPIDVDGRDEVFVGRIRKDETIEHGLNIWVVADNLRKGAATNAVQIAELLLKGG, encoded by the coding sequence ATGTACAGCGTGGCTATCGTGGGAGCAACGGGTGCCGTTGGTAGAGAAATGTTAAAAGTTCTTGAAGAAAGAAGCTTTCCGGTAAAAGAGCTCTTTCTTTTCGCATCGGAGAGATCCGAGGGATTTGAGCTCACATTCAAAGAGGAAAAGGTTAAGGTTAGGAAGCTTACAGAAAGCGAGTTAAAAAGAGCAAAAGCAGATTTCACCCTGCTTTCCGCTGGAGCTTCGATAAGCAAATCCTTCGCCCCAGTAGCAGTTTCATCTGGAAGCATAGTAATAGACAACAGCAGAGCCTTTAGATACGAAGACTGGGTTCCCCTCGTTGTACCTGAGGTAAATCCCCATGCTACCTTTAAGCACAAGGGAATCATCGCAAATCCAAACTGCTCTACGATTCAGATGGTAGTAGCCCTAAAACCGCTGCATGATTATGCCAAAATAAAGAGGGTAGTCGTCTCCACCTATCAAGCAGTTTCTGGCGCTGGATGGAAAGCGGTGCTTGAGCTTAAGAACCAGATTAAAGATCCAAGCGCTGAACCATCCGTATTCCCCAAAAAGATAGCTTTTAATGTGATTCCACATATAGATATCTTCCTTGAGGATCTCTATACAAGAGAAGAAGATAAGATGAGAAAGGAGACCGTAAAAATCATGGAAGACCCGAATATAAAGGTTTCCGTAACAACTGTAAGGGTCCCCGTCCTCAGAGGACACGCTGAAGCTATAAATGTGGAGTTCGAGAAGGAAATAAGCGTTGAAACAGCAAGAAAGATTCTTAAGGAAGCACCAGGCATAATATTAATGGATGATCCTCAAATGGGGCTTTATCCAACACCTATAGATGTTGACGGAAGAGATGAAGTCTTTGTGGGCAGAATAAGAAAGGATGAAACTATAGAGCATGGATTAAACATCTGGGTCGTTGCCGATAACCTGAGAAAGGGAGCGGCAACGAACGCAGTTCAGATAGCCGAGCTATTATTAAAGGGGGGGTAA
- the thrB gene encoding homoserine kinase — translation MIRARVPATSANLGPGFDIIGTAWNVYNIFECEKLEEEKIEINVEGDPSISTGEDNAVYIAFKRAFEYKGEDPPKGLRLNIKVNIPTKRGLGSSATAYLGGLMLANRFLKRPLKRKELLKLAVELEGHPDNIYPAFFGGITLAYNREESLEPYRLRVRGFPAETFILVPPFGVPTEEARKVLPESYSREEVIFNMRQVSLLITALEEREPELLKWAFEDRLHQPYRASLVPGMYDLFKEALKIGAYGGALSGAGPSLLFFAPLGKGKSIASSLAKRWEEIIENRVEIIMTNIDYRGAIVMEVI, via the coding sequence TTGATAAGAGCGAGAGTTCCCGCTACTTCGGCTAACCTAGGACCGGGTTTTGACATCATAGGAACCGCATGGAACGTCTATAACATCTTTGAGTGCGAAAAGCTGGAGGAAGAAAAGATCGAGATAAACGTTGAGGGGGACCCGAGCATCAGCACCGGCGAGGACAACGCTGTTTATATTGCTTTTAAAAGAGCGTTTGAATATAAAGGTGAGGATCCCCCAAAGGGATTGAGGCTTAACATTAAGGTTAATATCCCTACAAAGAGAGGTTTAGGCTCAAGCGCAACCGCCTATTTAGGAGGACTTATGCTCGCTAACAGATTTTTGAAAAGGCCTTTAAAAAGAAAAGAGCTCCTTAAGCTGGCGGTTGAGCTTGAGGGCCATCCAGACAATATCTATCCTGCGTTCTTTGGCGGAATAACCTTAGCTTATAACAGAGAGGAGAGCTTAGAACCTTACAGACTAAGAGTCAGAGGCTTTCCTGCCGAAACTTTTATCCTGGTCCCACCATTTGGCGTTCCAACTGAGGAAGCAAGAAAAGTTCTCCCTGAAAGCTACTCTCGGGAAGAAGTAATCTTCAACATGAGGCAGGTTAGCCTTCTTATAACTGCCCTCGAGGAGAGGGAACCCGAACTGCTCAAGTGGGCATTTGAAGACAGGCTTCACCAGCCTTATAGGGCCTCTCTTGTCCCCGGAATGTATGATCTATTTAAGGAGGCCTTAAAGATAGGAGCATACGGTGGAGCTTTAAGTGGAGCGGGCCCAAGCCTGCTGTTTTTCGCTCCACTTGGGAAGGGAAAAAGCATTGCTTCAAGTCTGGCGAAAAGGTGGGAAGAGATTATAGAAAACCGTGTGGAAATTATAATGACCAACATAGACTACAGAGGAGCAATAGTAATGGAGGTAATTTGA
- a CDS encoding flavodoxin family protein, with product MAKIIYISGSPRSKSNTDYLLNLAMSKTGGQLIKLSKYKIIPCTSCRCCLENGTCILKDDMSGKIIPLLLESDAIIIGTPVYFNNVSAQVKAFMDRTWPLRGKLKNKIGGAIVVGRRYGLESAISAINAFFLKHEIIPANRGVCGIAYESGEISKDQEAINATLKLADRILELLNLMGLMTRSEGRLEFP from the coding sequence ATGGCAAAGATAATCTATATATCTGGAAGTCCCAGAAGCAAAAGCAATACAGATTATCTCCTTAACCTCGCCATGTCCAAAACTGGAGGGCAATTAATAAAGCTCTCAAAATATAAGATAATACCATGTACTTCTTGCCGGTGCTGCTTGGAAAACGGCACATGCATTTTGAAGGACGACATGAGCGGGAAAATTATCCCTCTCCTTTTAGAAAGCGACGCCATAATCATAGGAACCCCGGTTTACTTCAATAACGTATCCGCTCAAGTTAAGGCATTCATGGACAGAACATGGCCCCTCCGAGGGAAACTTAAAAATAAAATTGGCGGAGCCATAGTCGTTGGAAGAAGATACGGACTCGAAAGCGCGATTTCCGCGATAAACGCATTTTTCCTGAAACATGAAATCATCCCTGCAAACAGAGGAGTATGCGGAATAGCATATGAATCAGGAGAAATAAGCAAGGATCAGGAAGCAATTAACGCAACCTTAAAACTTGCAGATCGCATACTTGAGCTTCTGAATCTGATGGGCCTTATGACCCGTTCTGAAGGTAGGCTCGAGTTTCCTTAG
- a CDS encoding PLP-dependent aminotransferase family protein, producing the protein MNWESRFSRLARERIRPSGIEKMLRLMRSPGTISLAPGEPCPKLYPAEEFKEAIVEAIEEHGPHALRYTIVGGLHELKSFTISWLKDWGIISDKLSEENLLFTIGSQQGLEILAQTFLEEGEKIAVEAPTYPEAMLIFKKYDANILSISMDENGMVVDELEEKLKSEKIKFVYTITNFHNPAGVTLSWERREKLVELARKHDFFIIEDDPYHFMSYEGEALPSMTKIDTERVISLGSFSKVMVPGVRTGWMIAPEDVIQKASMIKYSMEICPPAILQHALYRILKKKDLKKHVGRLRNAYREKRDALAKGLDENLEPLGVEYIVPSGGFFFWVKFPEGIDSEELTLKAVQDYKVGIVPGTGFFAEPDRGKRFARLAFSLLDPDELIEGTRRLGEALRNLK; encoded by the coding sequence GTGAATTGGGAAAGCAGATTCTCAAGGCTTGCGCGGGAAAGGATCAGACCGTCCGGCATAGAGAAAATGCTCAGGCTGATGAGAAGCCCCGGAACGATATCCCTCGCTCCAGGTGAACCATGCCCAAAGCTGTATCCTGCTGAGGAGTTCAAAGAAGCGATAGTGGAAGCGATAGAAGAGCATGGTCCTCACGCTTTGAGATATACCATAGTCGGAGGGCTACATGAGCTAAAGAGCTTCACGATAAGCTGGTTAAAGGACTGGGGAATAATAAGCGATAAGCTAAGCGAGGAAAACTTGCTATTCACCATAGGATCTCAGCAGGGACTTGAGATCCTCGCTCAAACTTTCTTGGAAGAGGGGGAAAAGATAGCCGTAGAAGCTCCCACATATCCTGAAGCTATGCTTATATTCAAAAAATACGATGCGAACATTCTCTCAATATCAATGGATGAAAACGGTATGGTAGTAGATGAGCTCGAAGAGAAGTTGAAAAGTGAAAAAATAAAGTTCGTCTACACGATAACGAATTTCCACAATCCCGCCGGAGTAACGCTATCTTGGGAAAGAAGAGAAAAGCTCGTTGAGCTTGCGAGGAAGCATGACTTCTTCATCATAGAAGATGATCCCTATCACTTTATGAGCTACGAGGGAGAGGCTCTTCCCTCGATGACGAAAATAGACACAGAAAGAGTCATTTCTCTGGGAAGCTTTTCAAAGGTAATGGTCCCCGGAGTTAGAACTGGTTGGATGATCGCTCCTGAAGACGTTATCCAAAAGGCCTCAATGATAAAGTATTCTATGGAAATATGCCCACCCGCCATATTACAGCACGCCTTATATAGAATACTTAAAAAGAAGGACCTTAAGAAGCACGTGGGCAGACTCAGAAACGCCTACAGAGAAAAGAGAGACGCTCTTGCTAAGGGACTCGATGAGAATTTGGAACCTCTCGGCGTTGAATACATAGTACCAAGCGGGGGATTCTTCTTCTGGGTAAAGTTTCCCGAAGGTATAGATTCTGAAGAGTTGACCCTCAAGGCAGTTCAGGATTACAAGGTCGGTATAGTCCCCGGAACAGGCTTTTTCGCGGAACCGGATAGAGGAAAAAGGTTTGCACGGCTTGCTTTCTCACTCTTAGATCCCGATGAGCTGATAGAAGGAACAAGGAGGCTTGGTGAAGCCTTGAGAAACTTGAAATAA
- a CDS encoding threonine synthase, whose translation MDAEGVMRKWREFLPITEKTPIITLGEGNTPLIRASNIERKFKFGFELYLKYEGMNPTGSFKDRGMVMAVAKAIEEGAKAIACASTGNTSASAAAYAARTGLKCIVLVPKEAIALGKLAQALAAGARVIAIEGNFDDGLRVIKELTESYPITLVNSLNPNRLQGQKTAAFEVCESLGDAPDFLAIPVGNAGNISAYGMGFKEFKEAGKSSKLPKLLGFQAEGAAPIVEGRVFEKPETVATAIRIGNPAHWQRAVKTVEELGGGFYKVSDEEILNAYRLLVREEGIFVEPASAASIAGVIKLSEREFFPKGAKVVCVLTGHGLKDPNLAINLVGEPPSCPPSLKEVIRLAGF comes from the coding sequence ATGGATGCGGAAGGAGTTATGCGAAAATGGAGAGAGTTTCTACCTATTACCGAGAAGACCCCAATTATAACCTTAGGGGAGGGAAACACCCCCCTTATAAGAGCAAGCAATATCGAAAGGAAATTTAAGTTCGGTTTCGAGCTTTACCTTAAATATGAGGGAATGAACCCAACGGGCTCCTTTAAAGATAGAGGCATGGTGATGGCGGTAGCCAAGGCTATAGAGGAAGGAGCAAAGGCAATAGCATGTGCCTCGACGGGAAATACATCAGCTTCGGCTGCCGCCTACGCAGCGAGAACCGGGCTAAAATGTATCGTTCTCGTTCCTAAAGAGGCAATAGCGTTAGGCAAGCTTGCGCAAGCTCTGGCAGCAGGTGCCAGAGTAATAGCGATAGAGGGGAACTTCGATGATGGTCTTAGGGTAATAAAAGAGCTAACCGAAAGCTATCCAATAACGCTCGTTAATTCGCTAAATCCAAATAGACTCCAGGGGCAAAAAACAGCTGCATTTGAAGTATGCGAGTCCCTGGGAGACGCACCAGACTTTCTGGCAATACCAGTGGGAAACGCAGGAAATATAAGCGCATATGGAATGGGTTTCAAGGAATTCAAGGAAGCGGGTAAATCCAGCAAATTGCCAAAGCTACTCGGGTTTCAGGCAGAGGGAGCTGCTCCTATCGTAGAGGGAAGAGTCTTTGAGAAACCAGAAACGGTAGCAACCGCGATAAGGATAGGAAATCCGGCACACTGGCAAAGAGCGGTTAAAACGGTCGAAGAACTTGGGGGAGGATTCTATAAAGTAAGCGATGAGGAAATTTTAAACGCATATAGGCTTCTCGTAAGGGAAGAGGGTATATTCGTCGAACCAGCTTCGGCTGCATCAATAGCGGGAGTTATCAAGCTTAGTGAGAGGGAGTTTTTCCCAAAAGGAGCAAAAGTCGTCTGTGTCCTTACCGGACATGGGCTGAAAGATCCAAACCTTGCCATAAACCTGGTGGGGGAACCACCTTCCTGCCCTCCTTCCTTGAAGGAGGTGATAAGATTAGCAGGGTTCTGA
- a CDS encoding DedA family protein: MFYNLIQGALSLIGKLGYMGIFLLMTLESSFFPFPSEVVIPPAGYLAFQGKMNLYLVVLFGTLGSLTGAWFNYFIALKLGRPFLLKYGKRFFISGKSLEKAEIFFAKYGGISTFIGRLVPLVRQYISLPAGIARMNPLSFTIFTTLGASIWVSMLAIMGYYLGDNEELIRKYSNEVGIVFALLLGGYILWKLLRRRA; encoded by the coding sequence ATGTTTTATAATTTAATTCAAGGAGCTCTATCGCTAATAGGCAAGCTGGGATATATGGGCATATTCTTGCTTATGACTTTGGAATCTTCCTTTTTCCCCTTTCCGAGTGAGGTTGTAATTCCTCCTGCAGGTTATCTTGCTTTTCAAGGGAAGATGAATCTTTATCTCGTGGTGCTTTTCGGAACGCTTGGAAGTCTCACCGGTGCATGGTTTAACTATTTTATAGCTCTTAAGCTCGGCAGGCCATTTCTTCTAAAATACGGAAAGCGTTTTTTTATCTCGGGTAAAAGTCTTGAGAAAGCGGAGATTTTCTTCGCAAAATACGGAGGCATAAGCACTTTTATAGGCAGGCTGGTTCCTCTGGTAAGGCAATATATTTCGCTTCCTGCAGGGATAGCAAGGATGAATCCACTTTCTTTCACGATATTTACAACTCTTGGGGCAAGTATTTGGGTTAGCATGCTTGCGATTATGGGATACTATCTGGGAGATAATGAAGAGCTTATAAGGAAGTATTCCAATGAAGTGGGGATAGTCTTTGCTCTTCTTCTTGGAGGCTATATTTTGTGGAAATTATTAAGGAGGAGGGCTTGA
- a CDS encoding ABC transporter ATP-binding protein — MIVEIDGIEFAYKSVKVLKHAKFTVDKGEIVAVLGPNGSGKTTLLRCMARILKPQRGAILIEGVNMRELKSIDVAKKVGYVPQNHNGSYMTVFNALLLGRRPHIRWSVGERDLKKVSEMIGLLGLEEHALKLTNELSGGELQKVIIGRALVQEPRVLLLDEPTNNLDPKNQVEIMGIIRKISKERGLASVVVLHDLNLALRFADKFLMLKDGEIFAQGGREITTPENIREVYGIEAEIVKYKGIPVVIPVYNSA, encoded by the coding sequence ATGATAGTTGAAATTGATGGAATTGAGTTCGCGTATAAAAGCGTGAAAGTGCTTAAGCACGCGAAATTTACGGTTGATAAAGGGGAAATCGTTGCCGTTCTTGGTCCTAATGGATCTGGAAAAACCACGCTTTTAAGATGCATGGCGAGGATACTCAAGCCCCAGAGAGGAGCCATACTCATAGAAGGTGTTAACATGAGGGAGCTTAAGTCCATTGATGTTGCCAAGAAGGTTGGTTATGTTCCTCAAAATCATAATGGAAGTTATATGACCGTTTTCAATGCTCTTCTTTTGGGAAGGAGACCTCATATAAGGTGGAGTGTGGGAGAACGAGATCTTAAAAAGGTTTCTGAGATGATAGGACTTTTAGGGCTTGAGGAGCACGCTCTCAAGCTTACGAACGAGCTTAGCGGGGGCGAACTTCAAAAAGTTATAATTGGAAGGGCATTAGTTCAAGAGCCAAGGGTTTTGCTTCTCGATGAGCCTACTAATAATCTCGACCCCAAGAATCAAGTTGAGATAATGGGAATTATAAGGAAGATTTCGAAAGAGAGAGGTTTAGCGTCTGTAGTTGTGCTACATGATCTTAATTTGGCGCTTCGCTTTGCAGATAAGTTTTTGATGCTCAAAGATGGAGAAATATTTGCTCAGGGAGGAAGAGAGATAACAACGCCGGAAAATATACGAGAAGTTTACGGAATCGAAGCCGAGATTGTGAAGTACAAAGGTATACCCGTGGTTATCCCGGTGTATAATTCTGCTTGA